In Chelmon rostratus isolate fCheRos1 chromosome 4, fCheRos1.pri, whole genome shotgun sequence, a genomic segment contains:
- the LOC121605837 gene encoding uncharacterized protein LOC121605837, translated as MAPSSFVWTDSETELLLNTILEYKLQKTQENIDWESCQSKYLDILALFLEHYPAESSNDFPHERGELTRSILTTKIKAVRSKYRLAVDNGRRSGFGRVVLLYFELCEQIWGGSPATTTMSSGIETNDLNDGPPVPSPTESSSTVDPSDTTSDTEQESSVTSVKERRHLLQERLNGHRHSRLRRKLPAENQWLNAVEEDQRVKKRLVEFLETSEKQASDNFARLSETLNMLTTTVSEGFSVLRQVIQPPPPQPSHYMPYGVRGHMSHSPYTQSAHPNQAFQSLSNNPPLVRGTQQNAGSTQDAAHASPTADTRLTGFSYTQALFSDEY; from the exons ATGGCACCAAGCTCGTTTGTTTGGACAGATTCGGAGACGGAATTGCTTTTAAACACGATTTTGGAGTACAAACTTCAAAAAACGCAAGAAAACATTGACTGGGAATCGTGTCAAAGCAAATATTTGGATATATTGGCCCTGTTTTTGGAGCACTATCCCGCAGAGAGTAGCAATGATTTCCCTCATGAAAGGGGCGAGCTAACGCGGAGTATCCTGACCACTAAAATCAAGGCTGTGAGGAGTAAATATCGGTTGGCTGTGGACAACGGACGCAGAAGCGGCTTTGGGAGAGTCGTTCTTCTCTACTTCGAGTTGTGTGAACAAATATGGGGTGGTTCCCCAGCAACGACAACCATGTCGTCTGGCATAGAGACGAATGATTTGAATGATGGCCCTCCTGTTCCCTCCCCTACTGAATCCTCGTCCACCGTGGACCCATCCGATACCACTTCAGACACGGAGCAGGAGAGCAGTGTGACGtcagtgaaggaaagaagacaCTTGTTGCAG GAAAGACTGAATGGACATCGGCACAGCCGATTGAGAAGAAAGCTGCCTGCGGAGAACCAGTGGCTTAATGCAGTGGAGGAGGACCAGCGTGTTAAGAAGAGACTGGTAGAGTTTTTGGAGACGTCAGAGAAGCAAGCTTCCGATAACTTCGCTAGACTTTCAGAGACACTTAACATGTTGACTACAACCGTGTCAGAAGGTTTTAGTGTCCTTAGACAAGTCATTCAGCCTCCACCCCCTCAGCCATCACACTACATGCCATACGGAGTAAGAGGGCACATGTCACACTCCCCATATACACAATCGGCACATCCCAATCAAGCTTTTCAGTCATTATCAAACAACCCACCTCTTGTCAGAGGAACACAGCAGAATGCAGGTAGCACACAAGATGCTGCTCATGCCAGCCCAACTGCTGACACACGGCTCACAGGGTTTTCTTACACTCAAGCTCTTTTCAGTGATGAGTATtga